A window of Fuerstiella sp. contains these coding sequences:
- the leuD gene encoding 3-isopropylmalate dehydratase small subunit yields MSNTEIKTVTGTGIPLMFDDIDTDRIIPARFLRCVTFDGLGEHAFEDDRQQDPNHPFNQSQYQGASILVAGRNFGCGSSREHAPQSLMRWGIRAIVAESFAEIFFGNCGSLGVAAVCATRDDLKILADAVEHDPSTRLTVDLQTLTATAGDNSVSVEMPDSVRDALVTGEWDFLAQLLSAQDQITAHSATVPYLNGFHS; encoded by the coding sequence ATGTCCAACACTGAAATCAAAACGGTTACCGGCACCGGTATTCCCCTGATGTTCGACGATATTGATACCGATCGCATCATTCCTGCTCGGTTTCTTCGCTGCGTGACCTTTGACGGTCTGGGCGAGCACGCCTTCGAAGACGATCGCCAGCAGGACCCCAATCATCCGTTCAATCAGTCACAGTATCAGGGGGCGTCAATTCTGGTGGCCGGACGTAACTTCGGATGTGGGTCTTCACGCGAACATGCACCGCAGTCTCTGATGAGATGGGGTATCCGGGCGATTGTTGCGGAATCGTTTGCCGAAATCTTCTTTGGCAACTGCGGATCTTTGGGCGTCGCGGCAGTGTGTGCCACCCGTGATGACCTGAAAATACTGGCGGATGCCGTCGAACATGATCCGTCCACCCGTTTAACTGTGGACCTGCAGACTCTTACGGCAACCGCAGGAGACAATTCAGTGTCTGTGGAAATGCCCGACAGTGTGCGCGACGCCCTGGTCACCGGAGAATGGGATTTTCTGGCCCAGCTGCTGAGTGCTCAGGATCAGATCACGGCCCATTCGGCCACAGTACCGTACCTGAACGGTTTCCATTCCTGA
- the leuC gene encoding 3-isopropylmalate dehydratase large subunit, translating to MSDHRNLFNKVWDLHTVRTLPNGQTQLFVGLHLIHEVTSPQAFEILRDRGLKVSCPKQTVATVDHIIPTAGQARPFQDDLAEQMMSAIERNCDEFGVTLLNLDDNRQGIVHVVGPEQGLTQPGMTIVCGDSHTSTHGAFGSIAIGIGTSNVAQVLATQTMFLRRPKVRRIIVNGDLTPGVYAKDVILYIIQQLGVEGGVGYAYEYAGSVFEKMSMEERMTVCNMSIEGGARCGYINPDRKTVEYLRGRPFVPAGEEFERAAAWWLSIASPDGAEFDDEVVFDADAIEPTVTWGITPAQSVGVSRQLPRVKDSAPGEQTLIQEAIQFMGLSEGSPIEGTKIDVAFIGSCTNSRISDIREAAQVVKGHSVAEGVKAIVVPGSQLVREQAMDEGLHEVFETAGFEWREAGCSMCLAMNPDKLQGREVCASSSNRNFKGRQGSPTGRTLLMSPAMVAAAAIKGRVTDIRQFATAGV from the coding sequence ATGTCTGATCATCGCAATCTATTCAACAAAGTCTGGGATCTGCATACAGTCCGTACGTTGCCGAACGGACAGACTCAATTGTTCGTGGGTCTGCACCTGATTCACGAAGTCACCAGCCCTCAGGCATTTGAAATTCTGCGGGACCGGGGACTGAAAGTCAGCTGTCCGAAACAAACCGTGGCCACGGTGGACCATATCATTCCCACAGCCGGTCAGGCTCGACCGTTTCAGGATGATCTGGCCGAACAGATGATGTCCGCCATCGAACGCAACTGCGATGAGTTCGGTGTCACATTGCTGAACCTGGATGACAATCGGCAGGGAATCGTACATGTGGTCGGCCCCGAGCAGGGTCTGACGCAACCTGGCATGACGATCGTTTGTGGTGACAGTCACACCAGCACGCATGGTGCGTTTGGCAGTATCGCGATCGGAATCGGCACCAGCAATGTGGCTCAGGTCCTGGCCACTCAAACAATGTTTCTGAGACGACCGAAAGTTCGTCGAATCATTGTCAACGGCGATTTGACTCCAGGTGTCTATGCCAAAGACGTGATCCTGTACATCATTCAGCAGCTGGGTGTCGAAGGTGGAGTGGGATACGCCTATGAATATGCCGGATCGGTATTCGAGAAGATGTCGATGGAAGAACGAATGACGGTCTGCAATATGAGTATCGAAGGAGGAGCTCGTTGCGGTTACATCAATCCGGACAGGAAAACAGTTGAGTACCTTCGCGGACGTCCGTTTGTGCCCGCCGGAGAAGAATTCGAACGGGCAGCGGCGTGGTGGTTGAGCATAGCCTCCCCCGATGGTGCCGAATTCGATGATGAAGTCGTTTTCGATGCGGACGCGATCGAACCAACGGTCACCTGGGGTATCACACCGGCTCAGTCCGTGGGCGTCAGTCGGCAACTTCCCAGGGTCAAAGACAGTGCGCCCGGTGAACAAACATTGATTCAGGAAGCCATACAGTTCATGGGACTGTCTGAAGGTTCCCCGATCGAAGGCACAAAGATCGATGTTGCCTTTATCGGATCATGTACGAACTCCCGAATCTCTGATATTCGCGAGGCGGCACAGGTCGTCAAAGGTCACTCAGTGGCCGAAGGGGTCAAGGCCATTGTGGTGCCGGGCTCACAACTGGTTCGTGAGCAGGCCATGGACGAAGGCCTGCATGAAGTTTTCGAAACCGCCGGATTCGAATGGCGGGAGGCAGGCTGCTCCATGTGTCTTGCCATGAATCCGGACAAGCTGCAGGGTCGTGAAGTCTGTGCCTCCTCCAGTAACCGCAATTTCAAGGGCAGACAGGGCAGTCCCACCGGACGCACACTGCTCATGAGTCCGGCCATGGTTGCCGCTGCGGCGATCAAGGGTCGCGTGACTGATATCCGGCAGTTTGCCACGGCCGGAGTCTGA
- a CDS encoding cupin domain-containing protein, giving the protein MSEIDRIAGCPTVDFAEVAAVACPCGQARRGYADVPEFPGTIHVTDISEDARIHYHKTLTETYYILECGPDAAMELDGKRQDVRPGWSVVIPPGTRHRAVGKMKVLIVVLPEFDPADEWFD; this is encoded by the coding sequence ATGTCAGAAATCGATCGAATTGCCGGATGTCCCACGGTGGACTTTGCTGAGGTTGCTGCGGTTGCCTGTCCCTGCGGTCAGGCCCGACGCGGATACGCGGATGTGCCGGAGTTTCCAGGGACGATTCATGTGACCGACATCAGTGAAGATGCCCGCATCCACTACCATAAAACACTGACCGAAACTTACTACATTCTGGAATGCGGACCTGATGCGGCGATGGAACTGGACGGCAAAAGACAGGACGTCCGACCGGGATGGAGTGTGGTGATTCCTCCGGGAACACGGCATCGAGCTGTCGGTAAAATGAAAGTCCTGATTGTGGTACTGCCTGAATTTGATCCTGCTGATGAATGGTTCGATTAA
- a CDS encoding exonuclease SbcCD subunit D C-terminal domain-containing protein → MLKIFHTADWHLGQSFCGFDRDFEHARFLEWLLEQLQRHRPDALLLSGDVFDSINPSAVSQKRFYNFLARSHEALPELQMVITAGNHDAAARLEAPAGLLDTLNITVVGTVKRDDSGAIDTERFLVPLRNAQGIIAGIVLAVPFLRPADVPLVPDAVDPYLDGIRELYRRVFEAALRMRSGESADAALIGMGHCHLSGGSESPDSERRLVVGGAEALAVDVFDPQLTYVALGHLHRAQSFDQGRVRYSGSPIPLSFAETGYHHQILQVTLEGKERAIVDRIEVPRSTPLIRIPPGQSGPLEDLIPHLKSLDLDVSVPPEQHPFLEVRVLEDGPDPNRRARIEQALGDQPVRLASIKVQHAAVDQTGADENDQSGTASLSDVRPMDIFLSAWQEKYENDPGPDVIEALREILIQESCS, encoded by the coding sequence GTGCTAAAGATATTTCATACGGCAGACTGGCATCTGGGCCAATCTTTCTGCGGATTCGATCGGGATTTCGAACACGCGCGATTTCTGGAATGGCTGCTTGAGCAGCTGCAAAGACACCGTCCTGACGCGCTGCTGCTGTCCGGTGATGTTTTTGATTCCATCAATCCGTCGGCCGTTTCTCAAAAACGTTTTTACAACTTTCTGGCACGTTCTCATGAAGCACTGCCAGAGCTTCAGATGGTGATTACCGCCGGCAATCATGACGCAGCGGCCCGGCTGGAAGCGCCCGCAGGTCTGCTGGACACGCTGAACATCACTGTGGTGGGAACCGTGAAACGTGACGACAGCGGTGCCATCGATACGGAACGTTTTCTTGTTCCGCTCAGAAACGCCCAGGGGATCATTGCCGGTATTGTGCTGGCGGTTCCGTTTTTACGACCTGCCGATGTTCCGCTTGTGCCGGATGCGGTCGACCCGTATCTCGATGGTATCCGTGAACTCTATCGACGTGTGTTTGAGGCTGCACTGCGAATGAGGTCCGGTGAGTCTGCAGATGCTGCTTTAATCGGGATGGGGCATTGTCATCTTTCCGGCGGTTCGGAGTCTCCCGATTCAGAACGCCGTCTGGTGGTGGGAGGTGCTGAGGCTCTTGCGGTTGATGTGTTTGATCCACAGCTGACCTATGTTGCTTTGGGGCATCTGCATCGAGCTCAGAGCTTTGACCAGGGACGGGTCCGATACAGCGGCAGTCCGATTCCGCTGTCCTTCGCCGAAACCGGTTATCATCATCAGATCCTGCAGGTCACTCTGGAAGGAAAAGAACGTGCCATTGTGGACAGGATTGAGGTCCCGCGAAGCACACCGCTGATCAGGATACCACCCGGTCAGTCCGGTCCGCTTGAGGACCTGATTCCGCATCTAAAGTCTCTGGATCTTGATGTTTCTGTGCCGCCTGAGCAGCATCCGTTTCTGGAAGTCCGTGTTCTGGAAGATGGTCCTGACCCAAATCGACGGGCGCGTATTGAACAGGCTCTCGGAGATCAGCCGGTCCGCCTGGCGTCGATCAAAGTGCAGCATGCGGCCGTCGACCAAACCGGCGCTGATGAAAACGATCAGTCCGGCACGGCTTCGTTGAGTGACGTCCGGCCGATGGACATTTTCCTGTCTGCGTGGCAGGAAAAATATGAAAACGATCCCGGTCCGGACGTAATCGAAGCCCTGCGCGAGATCCTGATTCAGGAGTCCTGTTCCTGA
- a CDS encoding AAA family ATPase, whose amino-acid sequence MRILRITVNNIASLAGTHTVDFTCDPLRSAGLYGISGATGAGKSSLLDALCLALFDATPRLKHVGQLQEINRGEKQNNSRTLLRRGTAAGIAEVAFVGVDSEIWTARWSVRRSRNQVDGRLLAPEMTLFRGNVLPGQTGPVEAGGKKTLVQEAIVEKLGLTFDQFTRAVLLAQNEFATFLKSSDRERAEILQTLTGTEQFERISRAVFSRHSEERQQLDALQSRLAGNAPLSADERSSAAAKSQAASEIVRRTESGLHTCESHVAWFQRLKSLRQELAQASEQLRVARSARVQSTAQRNELEQTELAIREASILWKDQQEAVSNDLSAEQTLAQACEQQDTQFRLLKQSQEKLRTTRQERTRVSAELESIQPSLKTARQLDARLQPLQQQAARAEDAFDAARNAHQTAVTALSAATTRHERLLTDQQDLHRKRDRLAAFERFVSEASKWLHLLREAMTAETEVVQADTKRQDLDDRCADVQQQRESVQKSMEQATEKWETAKQQLADAESVEQKFDAESLAEQRRRCDSDVLVLQNLIQELDRHHEQLTQLDAVAAELRELEERLETESATLRTLTEHQVPRADRDLELAERQLSLVEAAVDDHATRLRAALQDAEPCPVCGSREHPYQCHAPDAESAGVHAAKQHVTELRVTRDTLKEQQQRQLLWIESASKQITGLKQQHLALYQETQAVTFSHADSAVVAAILAADRESRPAMAQDQLSVASGSREQWEREEQAYRTASEDTRARRKQEEHARRQWETQRQQQEVCERKLAAVQAEFKAARRTCESAEQRRKNADVGLGDLWSGLPESRNQYETDSESFCETFEQSTRDCGQIASELNSLTQTIQTQVARMGPLEEAVRQSRRALVAGEAEYKAAAEAQEELLKQREQLLSGRAADDVEAELLHGVRTAEQAAESTAVAYHRADKQQQSAMQQLESAKSLRTTTAAELQSAKNRLTTWIDRFVVQYSRQLSMDELQLMLSRDQDWIGDQRQRLKQRDDDVTAAESALNVHSDRIQHHEKQRPTPEEEQTVIRSRDQLVEELKQCKAAETRAAAVLTSDDQRREQNAALARELTQREATAAPWIKLNDLIGSKEGDKFRMIAQRRTLDVLLSYANQQLNQLAVRYRLQRLPESLNLIVIDELMGDQRRSVHSLSGGESFLVSLSLALGLASLTSSRMRIESLFIDEGFGSLDPETLNTAMNALMHLEAQGRKVGVISHVTEMTDAIPVQVQVVKRKGGASKVVVPGAPGPAGLPVTSAAASLTTYEAPSSDIDLIAGRIVEILTRESQSGKVKVSMRALRSELGCGAGDFKAAQNLLQDQVTVESRSLRLR is encoded by the coding sequence ATGAGGATTCTGCGGATCACTGTCAACAACATTGCCTCACTGGCGGGCACTCATACGGTCGATTTCACCTGTGATCCCCTGCGGTCTGCCGGACTGTACGGGATCAGCGGTGCCACGGGTGCCGGTAAAAGCAGCCTGCTGGATGCGCTGTGTCTGGCTCTGTTCGATGCCACTCCACGATTGAAACACGTGGGGCAGCTGCAGGAAATCAATCGGGGCGAGAAGCAGAACAACAGCCGAACGCTGCTGCGCCGCGGAACGGCCGCCGGAATCGCGGAAGTGGCCTTTGTCGGCGTCGATTCTGAAATCTGGACCGCGCGCTGGAGCGTGCGGCGAAGTCGCAATCAGGTCGATGGCAGGTTGCTGGCTCCGGAAATGACTTTGTTCCGCGGCAACGTTCTGCCCGGACAGACGGGACCCGTTGAAGCCGGTGGAAAGAAGACACTGGTTCAGGAGGCCATCGTCGAAAAGCTGGGACTGACATTTGATCAGTTCACCCGAGCCGTGCTGCTGGCCCAAAATGAGTTCGCAACCTTTCTGAAATCCAGTGATCGTGAACGTGCCGAAATTCTGCAGACTCTGACCGGGACAGAACAGTTTGAACGCATCTCCCGAGCTGTCTTCAGCCGTCATTCCGAAGAACGGCAGCAACTTGATGCGTTGCAGTCGCGTCTGGCAGGCAACGCGCCGCTGTCGGCCGATGAACGCAGCAGTGCAGCAGCCAAATCTCAGGCGGCTTCAGAAATCGTTCGGCGTACCGAATCCGGACTGCACACCTGTGAGTCCCATGTTGCCTGGTTCCAGCGTTTGAAGTCGCTTCGTCAGGAGCTGGCACAGGCCTCCGAACAGCTGCGTGTCGCTCGCAGCGCCCGTGTACAGTCCACCGCACAGCGAAATGAACTGGAACAGACAGAACTGGCGATTCGTGAAGCATCCATTCTTTGGAAGGATCAGCAGGAGGCGGTTAGCAACGATCTGTCAGCCGAACAGACGCTGGCCCAGGCGTGCGAACAACAGGACACGCAGTTCCGACTGCTGAAACAATCGCAGGAGAAGCTCCGGACAACCCGGCAGGAACGAACACGAGTCTCAGCGGAACTGGAGTCAATTCAGCCATCATTGAAGACGGCTCGACAGCTTGATGCCCGGCTGCAGCCGCTGCAGCAACAGGCAGCACGGGCAGAAGATGCTTTCGACGCTGCACGGAACGCTCACCAAACGGCAGTAACCGCGCTGTCCGCAGCCACAACCCGTCACGAACGGCTGTTGACCGATCAGCAGGATCTTCACAGGAAACGTGATCGTCTGGCTGCATTTGAACGGTTTGTCAGTGAGGCTTCCAAATGGCTGCATCTGCTGCGTGAGGCGATGACTGCTGAAACCGAAGTCGTGCAGGCAGACACCAAACGACAGGACCTGGACGATCGTTGCGCTGACGTGCAGCAACAGCGGGAATCCGTTCAAAAATCGATGGAGCAGGCCACAGAAAAATGGGAAACTGCAAAGCAGCAGCTGGCGGATGCGGAGTCCGTTGAACAGAAATTCGATGCAGAATCACTTGCCGAACAACGTCGTCGCTGTGACAGCGATGTCCTGGTTCTGCAGAATCTGATACAGGAGCTGGACCGGCACCACGAGCAGCTGACACAGCTGGATGCCGTCGCGGCTGAGCTCCGGGAACTCGAAGAACGGCTGGAGACTGAATCCGCAACACTGCGCACGCTGACCGAACACCAGGTTCCCCGGGCTGATCGGGATCTGGAACTGGCTGAACGACAGTTAAGTCTGGTTGAAGCCGCGGTGGACGACCATGCCACACGACTGCGAGCTGCGCTGCAGGACGCGGAGCCGTGTCCGGTTTGCGGATCCCGTGAACACCCCTATCAGTGCCATGCTCCGGATGCCGAATCGGCCGGTGTGCATGCGGCCAAGCAGCACGTTACAGAATTGCGAGTAACGCGGGACACTCTGAAAGAACAACAGCAACGTCAACTGCTGTGGATCGAATCCGCATCGAAACAAATCACCGGACTCAAACAGCAGCACCTGGCTTTGTATCAGGAAACGCAGGCCGTCACGTTTAGTCATGCGGATTCAGCGGTCGTTGCCGCGATTCTTGCTGCGGACCGTGAGTCGCGGCCTGCTATGGCTCAGGATCAATTGAGTGTCGCTTCCGGTTCACGCGAGCAGTGGGAACGTGAGGAACAGGCTTATCGAACAGCTAGTGAAGACACGCGTGCCCGCCGAAAACAGGAAGAACATGCACGTCGGCAATGGGAGACGCAGCGGCAGCAGCAGGAGGTGTGTGAGCGGAAGCTGGCTGCTGTTCAGGCTGAATTCAAAGCGGCCCGACGAACGTGTGAATCAGCAGAACAGCGTCGCAAGAATGCGGATGTTGGACTGGGGGACCTGTGGAGTGGTCTGCCGGAATCACGGAATCAATATGAAACGGATTCAGAATCGTTCTGTGAGACCTTTGAACAGTCCACCCGTGACTGCGGGCAGATTGCCTCCGAACTGAACTCACTGACGCAGACCATTCAGACTCAGGTTGCCCGCATGGGGCCGCTGGAAGAAGCTGTCCGGCAATCCCGTCGTGCACTGGTTGCCGGTGAAGCTGAGTACAAAGCGGCCGCTGAGGCTCAGGAAGAATTACTGAAGCAGCGTGAGCAGTTGTTGAGTGGCCGGGCTGCCGATGACGTGGAAGCCGAACTGCTGCACGGGGTGCGTACCGCGGAGCAGGCAGCCGAATCAACAGCGGTTGCCTATCATCGTGCCGACAAACAGCAGCAGTCGGCAATGCAGCAACTGGAATCGGCCAAAAGTCTCAGGACGACCACCGCAGCCGAACTTCAGTCCGCAAAAAATCGGCTCACCACATGGATCGACCGGTTTGTCGTGCAGTATTCCAGACAACTGAGCATGGACGAACTTCAGCTGATGCTCAGTCGCGATCAGGACTGGATTGGTGATCAGCGGCAAAGACTGAAACAGCGTGATGACGACGTCACGGCTGCTGAAAGCGCATTGAATGTTCATTCGGACCGAATTCAGCACCACGAAAAACAGCGACCCACGCCGGAAGAGGAACAGACCGTGATCAGGTCTCGTGATCAGCTGGTCGAGGAACTGAAACAGTGCAAAGCCGCTGAGACCCGTGCGGCCGCGGTCTTGACCAGTGACGATCAGCGACGTGAGCAGAATGCGGCGCTGGCGCGGGAGTTAACACAGCGAGAAGCCACTGCCGCGCCCTGGATCAAGCTGAATGATCTGATTGGCTCAAAGGAGGGAGACAAGTTCCGTATGATCGCTCAAAGACGCACGCTGGATGTGCTGTTGAGCTATGCCAATCAGCAGCTGAACCAGCTGGCGGTGCGGTATCGTCTGCAACGCCTGCCGGAGTCACTGAATCTGATCGTGATTGACGAACTGATGGGAGACCAGCGACGTTCGGTGCATTCACTTTCCGGAGGTGAATCATTTCTTGTGTCTTTGTCGCTGGCTCTTGGTCTGGCGTCACTGACGTCCAGTCGCATGCGAATTGAATCGCTGTTCATTGACGAAGGGTTTGGCAGTCTTGATCCGGAGACGTTGAATACGGCGATGAATGCCCTGATGCATCTGGAAGCACAGGGCCGCAAAGTTGGCGTGATTTCGCATGTGACGGAGATGACGGATGCCATTCCGGTTCAGGTTCAGGTCGTGAAACGCAAAGGCGGGGCATCCAAAGTCGTGGTTCCGGGAGCGCCCGGTCCTGCGGGTTTACCGGTGACCTCCGCCGCAGCGTCTTTGACGACTTACGAAGCTCCGTCATCCGACATTGATCTGATTGCCGGTCGGATCGTGGAAATCCTCACACGAGAATCTCAGTCCGGCAAAGTCAAGGTTTCCATGCGAGCGCTGAGAAGCGAACTGGGCTGTGGTGCGGGTGACTTCAAGGCGGCTCAAAACCTGCTGCAGGATCAGGTGACCGTGGAATCCCGCAGCCTGCGACTGAGGTAA
- a CDS encoding tyrosinase family protein, with protein MKRCIAILTLTISVALCANEASAISPEMHLWLDLVDAGYTADEAFDIVEMVVGEDRSDPSAIYYSPDDPVFYSHHANIDRIWW; from the coding sequence ATGAAACGCTGCATCGCAATCCTGACCCTGACCATATCTGTGGCCCTGTGTGCTAACGAGGCATCTGCAATTAGTCCCGAAATGCACCTGTGGTTGGATTTAGTGGATGCCGGATACACCGCAGACGAAGCCTTTGACATCGTCGAAATGGTTGTGGGTGAAGACAGGAGCGATCCGTCTGCCATTTATTACTCCCCGGACGATCCTGTGTTTTACAGCCACCACGCAAACATCGACCGGATCTGGTGGTAA
- a CDS encoding DUF2207 domain-containing protein yields MSVRQAVGSLIAGLVVLTSTSITVAQSEKIHSFHSDIDVLRDGSLRVTETITVTSGQNRIKRGIYRDFPTLYRSRYFVRIELPFDVVSVKRDGTDEPYHTEQQSNGVRLYIGRKNYTLPPDKYTYEIIYTTNYQLGYFEEHDELYWNVTGNGWEFPIEQATARVRLPSDVPRDKLTHEGYTGLQNSRAKHLTSQVDEADGTVSFATTRVLGPREGLTVVVGFSKGFVDEPTKRERSKLYFKANLALWVMLGGLLVVFVYYICAWVAVGRDPPGNTIVPLFQPPLDLPPACMRFLHRCGYDRKCFTAALLNMAVKKWLTIDEEDGEYTLRRNTDSQKGKLSPGEQKIARTLLNSSSIKLEQKNHSRIGKAIEKLGERLSSEFEGKLFFRNRWWLLPGWLLSALAVMAGAVCSGWQALGIVGFLGVWLSIWTCGCGALAGMVVATWRSALALRRNTQKRLGSFGGALFLTVFAIPFFIGETFGLVILVRATTIWMMPMLVGLVALNWTFWHLIRQPTVEGRRIMDQIEGFRMYLGTAEQEYLQRMHPPEQTPELFEKYLPYALALDVENKWAERFSEILQETSITSGQPGDYHPDWYRGRYWNPSSRSDFASILGSSLGQAISSSSTAPGSSSGSSSSGSGFSGGGFSGGGGGGGGGGGW; encoded by the coding sequence ATGTCAGTTCGTCAAGCCGTTGGATCGCTTATCGCCGGGCTCGTCGTGCTCACATCAACTTCGATCACCGTCGCGCAGTCGGAGAAAATTCACAGCTTCCACAGCGACATCGACGTCCTCAGGGACGGATCGTTACGAGTCACCGAGACAATCACGGTCACCTCCGGGCAAAACAGGATCAAACGCGGCATCTATCGTGACTTCCCCACCCTTTACAGGTCCCGGTACTTTGTCCGAATCGAACTTCCGTTTGACGTTGTCTCCGTTAAACGTGACGGCACAGACGAACCCTATCACACCGAACAGCAGTCAAATGGCGTTCGGCTTTACATCGGCCGTAAGAACTACACTCTACCACCGGACAAATACACTTACGAAATCATCTACACCACGAACTACCAGCTGGGGTACTTTGAGGAACACGACGAACTGTACTGGAACGTCACCGGCAATGGCTGGGAGTTCCCGATTGAGCAGGCCACGGCCCGGGTGCGGCTGCCGTCGGACGTGCCGCGGGATAAGCTGACCCACGAAGGTTATACGGGCCTGCAGAATTCCCGGGCGAAACATCTGACATCGCAGGTGGACGAAGCAGACGGGACCGTCAGTTTCGCCACTACCCGCGTCCTGGGACCTCGCGAAGGACTGACCGTTGTCGTCGGTTTTTCCAAAGGCTTTGTCGATGAGCCCACGAAAAGGGAGCGGAGCAAACTGTACTTCAAAGCCAACCTCGCCCTGTGGGTGATGCTTGGCGGGTTGCTTGTGGTGTTTGTCTATTATATCTGCGCGTGGGTCGCTGTCGGACGCGACCCGCCCGGCAATACGATCGTTCCACTGTTTCAACCGCCGCTGGACCTGCCGCCGGCATGTATGCGTTTCCTGCACCGCTGCGGCTACGACCGCAAGTGCTTTACCGCAGCTTTGCTGAATATGGCGGTTAAGAAATGGCTGACCATCGACGAGGAGGACGGTGAGTACACTCTGCGGCGCAACACCGATTCACAAAAGGGCAAGCTGTCACCCGGCGAGCAAAAAATTGCCAGGACGCTGCTGAATTCCAGCTCGATCAAACTTGAACAGAAAAATCACTCCAGGATCGGCAAGGCCATTGAGAAACTGGGTGAACGACTTTCCAGTGAGTTTGAAGGCAAATTGTTTTTCAGGAATCGCTGGTGGCTGTTGCCTGGCTGGTTGCTTTCGGCTCTGGCCGTGATGGCGGGAGCGGTGTGCAGCGGATGGCAGGCCCTCGGCATCGTTGGTTTCCTGGGCGTCTGGCTTTCCATCTGGACCTGTGGGTGCGGCGCGCTCGCGGGCATGGTCGTCGCAACGTGGCGAAGTGCGCTGGCATTAAGACGCAATACTCAGAAACGCCTCGGATCCTTCGGCGGAGCACTGTTCCTCACGGTCTTTGCCATTCCGTTCTTCATCGGTGAAACGTTCGGACTTGTCATCCTGGTCCGGGCGACAACCATCTGGATGATGCCGATGCTCGTTGGTCTGGTGGCCCTCAACTGGACTTTCTGGCATCTGATCAGGCAGCCAACCGTGGAAGGGCGCCGGATCATGGATCAGATTGAGGGGTTTCGAATGTACCTGGGCACCGCTGAACAGGAATACCTGCAACGGATGCATCCACCGGAGCAGACGCCTGAGCTATTTGAAAAATACCTGCCGTATGCACTGGCCCTGGATGTGGAAAACAAATGGGCGGAAAGATTCTCCGAGATCCTGCAGGAAACTTCCATCACCTCAGGTCAACCAGGGGACTACCATCCTGACTGGTACCGCGGTCGCTACTGGAATCCTTCCTCCCGTAGCGATTTCGCATCCATTCTGGGCAGCTCACTGGGTCAGGCGATTTCGTCGTCAAGTACAGCTCCCGGCAGTTCCAGTGGCAGCAGTTCCTCCGGCAGTGGATTCTCCGGCGGCGGGTTTTCCGGTGGTGGCGGCGGAGGTGGCGGCGGAGGCGGGTGGTAG
- a CDS encoding LemA family protein — MQGIYFLAVVLVIALISSVILVAIYNRLVRSRMLVREAFSGVDVQLKQRHNLIPNLINTVQGYADFERSVLDEVVRLRLRAMGDQSISDKQRDENALSAGLKTLFAVAENYPELKAGNNFLDLQQQLSGIEDNLQKARRYYNGTVRDFNIQVESFPSNLIAGLFEFTPAEFFELESLTERELPKVEFKDTK, encoded by the coding sequence ATGCAGGGCATCTATTTCCTGGCGGTCGTGCTGGTCATCGCCCTGATCTCGAGCGTCATTCTGGTGGCGATCTACAACAGGCTGGTTCGCAGCCGCATGCTTGTTCGCGAAGCTTTCAGCGGTGTCGATGTACAGCTGAAACAGCGACACAACCTGATTCCAAACCTCATCAACACAGTGCAGGGCTACGCCGATTTTGAGCGGAGCGTGCTGGACGAAGTAGTCCGTTTGCGGTTACGAGCGATGGGAGATCAGTCAATCTCCGACAAGCAACGCGATGAGAACGCTCTGTCTGCCGGCTTAAAGACCCTGTTCGCCGTGGCCGAAAACTATCCCGAATTAAAGGCAGGGAACAATTTTCTGGACCTGCAGCAGCAGTTGTCCGGTATTGAAGACAACCTGCAGAAGGCGCGCAGATACTACAACGGTACCGTGCGCGATTTCAATATCCAAGTGGAGTCGTTCCCGTCAAATCTGATTGCCGGTCTGTTTGAATTCACGCCGGCTGAGTTTTTTGAACTGGAGAGTCTGACCGAACGCGAACTCCCGAAAGTTGAATTCAAAGACACCAAATAA